In the genome of Nocardia terpenica, one region contains:
- a CDS encoding TIGR03564 family F420-dependent LLM class oxidoreductase gives MSIGIALSPFALAPTANAVDGAVAIGRDIVELGLSSLWFGQGYSHDTIALAAVVGREVPGLEVGTSAVPIQARHPLLIASLAQTAQAAAHGRFSLGLGLGSAWISESYGADFVRPAARLREFLTALTSVLDTGSADFRGEMLTAVTPMSAAVAGATPRLPVLVAAMGPQALRVTGELADGTLPFLAGPRALADHIVTPLTRAAERAGRPRPRIVALVPGVVTSDIPAARRAAEEHTTFYDDIPSYARIIELSGVSRAADLVVLGDEDTIAARIQEYFDAGATDVVFTQTDLTTPEDQRRTWKLLGELSRARGSAA, from the coding sequence ATGAGCATCGGAATTGCACTGTCCCCCTTCGCACTCGCCCCCACCGCCAATGCCGTCGACGGGGCCGTCGCCATCGGCCGGGACATCGTGGAACTCGGGCTGAGCTCGCTGTGGTTCGGCCAGGGTTACTCGCACGACACGATCGCGCTCGCGGCGGTCGTGGGCCGGGAGGTGCCGGGTCTCGAGGTCGGCACCTCCGCGGTGCCGATCCAGGCCCGGCACCCGCTGTTGATCGCCAGCCTGGCGCAGACCGCGCAGGCGGCCGCGCACGGCCGCTTCAGCCTCGGCCTCGGCCTGGGCAGCGCGTGGATCAGTGAGTCGTACGGCGCCGACTTCGTCCGCCCGGCGGCCCGATTGCGCGAATTCCTCACCGCGCTCACCTCGGTACTCGACACCGGCTCCGCCGATTTCCGCGGTGAGATGCTGACCGCCGTCACCCCGATGTCCGCGGCGGTCGCGGGCGCGACGCCCCGGCTGCCGGTGCTGGTGGCCGCGATGGGACCGCAGGCGCTGCGCGTCACCGGCGAATTGGCCGACGGCACACTGCCATTCCTGGCCGGTCCGCGCGCCCTGGCCGACCACATCGTCACCCCGCTCACCCGCGCCGCCGAGCGCGCCGGTCGCCCCCGCCCCCGGATCGTCGCCCTCGTCCCGGGCGTGGTCACCTCGGACATCCCCGCCGCCCGCCGCGCCGCCGAGGAACACACCACCTTCTACGACGACATCCCCTCCTACGCCCGCATCATCGAACTCTCCGGCGTCTCCCGCGCCGCCGACCTGGTAGTCCTCGGCGACGAGGACACCATCGCCGCCCGCATCCAGGAATACTTCGACGCCGGCGCCACCGACGTGGTCTTCACCCAAACCGACCTCACCACCCCCGAGGATCAGCGCCGCACCTGGAAACTCCTCGGCGAGCTGAGCCGCGCGAGGGGCTCGGCCGCGTAG
- a CDS encoding class I SAM-dependent methyltransferase gives MTAIVNTDQSEAWNGYEGSHWAEHADRYDAVNGGFNEPLLTAASIGAGDRVLDIGCGNGQLTRAAARRARSATGVDLSGPMLATARQRADTEGVHNISFEQGDAQVYPFPDAGFDVALSRFGIMFFADPVAAFANIARALRPGGRLAFVSMPPLSGTDLGTVFAAAARHLPGFEIGHGFSAFADPDSTAALLRDAGFTDIAARHIEVDAVWGADVDDATTFLLGWGPLRYHRSRNDFATDDRLRAAIAAALAPFSGPGGVRLRATAWLVTADTPRP, from the coding sequence GTGACCGCGATCGTCAATACCGACCAGTCCGAGGCATGGAACGGCTACGAGGGCTCGCACTGGGCCGAGCACGCCGACCGCTACGACGCGGTCAACGGCGGATTCAACGAACCGCTGCTGACCGCGGCGAGCATCGGTGCGGGGGACCGGGTCCTCGACATTGGTTGCGGCAACGGGCAATTGACGCGGGCGGCGGCCCGGCGGGCGCGGTCGGCGACCGGTGTCGATCTGTCCGGGCCGATGCTCGCGACGGCGCGGCAGCGGGCCGACACCGAAGGGGTGCACAATATTTCGTTCGAACAGGGCGATGCCCAGGTGTACCCGTTCCCGGACGCGGGCTTCGACGTCGCGCTGAGCCGGTTCGGCATCATGTTCTTCGCCGACCCGGTCGCGGCCTTCGCCAACATCGCCCGTGCGCTGCGACCCGGCGGGCGGCTCGCGTTCGTGAGCATGCCGCCGTTGTCCGGCACCGATCTCGGCACCGTCTTCGCGGCCGCCGCCCGGCATCTGCCCGGCTTCGAGATCGGCCACGGCTTCAGCGCTTTCGCCGATCCGGACAGCACCGCCGCGCTGCTGCGCGATGCGGGATTCACCGACATCGCCGCTCGGCACATCGAGGTCGACGCCGTCTGGGGCGCGGACGTCGACGACGCGACGACATTCCTGCTCGGCTGGGGGCCGCTCCGGTATCACCGCTCCCGCAACGATTTCGCCACCGACGACCGATTGCGCGCCGCGATCGCCGCGGCATTGGCGCCGTTCTCGGGTCCCGGCGGCGTCCGGTTGCGCGCGACGGCCTGGCTGGTCACCGCCGACACCCCGCGACCGTAG
- a CDS encoding TetR/AcrR family transcriptional regulator has product MSPRRAAALRESDDRDLRTHLVATAERLIAEQGGAGLTVRAIAKAAGVADGVLYNHFADKEELLAAALHAHITAVHGDFPPLPAPGTATVAANLAVCLRQGLAFHRAVLPIFASLLAQPAILAKFGAAQGDPRPWRDMVADYLAAERDLGRVAADADLDAAVAVLVGICHDEVLSALLPGGPRHGAPPTVDSVIATLLKGIAPRPD; this is encoded by the coding sequence ATGTCACCGAGACGGGCAGCGGCGCTGCGGGAGAGCGACGATCGCGATCTGCGGACGCATCTGGTGGCGACGGCGGAGCGGTTGATCGCCGAGCAGGGCGGTGCGGGGCTGACCGTGCGCGCGATCGCGAAGGCCGCCGGGGTCGCCGACGGCGTGCTCTACAACCACTTCGCCGACAAGGAGGAACTGCTGGCGGCGGCCCTGCACGCCCACATCACCGCCGTGCACGGTGACTTCCCGCCGCTGCCCGCACCCGGCACCGCGACCGTCGCCGCCAACCTGGCCGTCTGCCTGCGGCAGGGCCTCGCCTTCCATCGCGCCGTTCTCCCGATCTTCGCGAGCCTGCTCGCCCAACCCGCGATCCTCGCGAAATTCGGTGCCGCCCAGGGCGATCCGCGCCCCTGGCGAGACATGGTCGCGGACTACCTGGCCGCCGAACGCGACCTGGGCCGGGTGGCCGCCGACGCCGATCTCGACGCCGCCGTCGCCGTCCTGGTCGGCATCTGCCACGACGAGGTCCTGTCCGCCCTGCTCCCCGGCGGTCCCCGGCACGGCGCCCCACCCACCGTGGACTCGGTGATCGCCACGCTGCTGAAGGGCATTGCGCCGCGCCCCGATTGA
- a CDS encoding DUF1844 domain-containing protein — translation MSEAPVNEPETVRELADIPAVEVISRAAVMLMSSAAEKLGLADEDPDASPRRDLDEARRVITALAGLITASVEYLGPHAGPLREGLQSLQRAFRESSAHPDEPGKGPGEKYTGPVY, via the coding sequence ATGAGCGAGGCCCCTGTCAACGAGCCGGAAACCGTCCGCGAACTGGCCGATATCCCTGCCGTCGAGGTGATCAGCCGCGCGGCGGTCATGCTGATGAGTTCGGCCGCCGAGAAGCTGGGCCTCGCCGACGAGGACCCCGACGCCAGCCCGCGCCGCGATCTGGACGAGGCCCGCCGCGTCATCACCGCACTCGCCGGACTGATCACGGCGTCGGTCGAATACCTCGGCCCGCACGCCGGTCCCCTCCGCGAGGGATTGCAGTCCCTCCAGCGCGCCTTCCGCGAGTCGTCCGCCCATCCGGACGAGCCGGGTAAGGGGCCGGGCGAGAAGTACACCGGTCCGGTCTACTGA
- the infC gene encoding translation initiation factor IF-3 translates to MARGRWTTPLDLGGPISTETRINDRIRVPEVRLIGPGGEQVGIVRVEDALRVAMEADLDLVEVAPDARPPVCKIMDYGKFKYETAQKARESRKNQQQTVIKEQKLRPKIDDHDYETKKGHVLRFLQAGSKVKVTIMFRGREQSRPELGFRLLQRLASDVAEFGFVETSAKQDGRNMTMVLAPHKGAKTRAKAQQPTSSRGAAPEQGEAPAPTEQAATPQ, encoded by the coding sequence ATAGCGCGCGGTCGTTGGACGACACCGCTTGACCTAGGAGGCCCCATCAGCACTGAGACCCGCATCAACGATCGCATCCGCGTGCCAGAGGTCCGACTCATCGGACCCGGAGGTGAGCAGGTTGGGATCGTGCGTGTTGAAGATGCACTGCGCGTCGCCATGGAGGCAGACCTCGACCTGGTCGAGGTCGCACCGGATGCGCGTCCCCCGGTTTGCAAGATCATGGACTACGGCAAGTTCAAGTACGAGACCGCGCAGAAGGCGCGCGAGTCGCGGAAGAACCAGCAGCAGACCGTGATCAAGGAGCAGAAGCTCCGGCCGAAGATCGACGACCACGACTACGAGACGAAGAAGGGCCACGTCCTTCGCTTCCTGCAGGCCGGCTCGAAGGTCAAGGTCACGATCATGTTCCGCGGACGCGAGCAGTCGCGCCCGGAACTGGGCTTCCGGCTGCTGCAGCGGCTGGCTTCCGACGTGGCCGAATTCGGCTTCGTCGAGACCTCGGCCAAGCAGGACGGCCGGAACATGACCATGGTCCTCGCTCCCCACAAGGGCGCGAAGACGCGGGCGAAGGCACAGCAGCCGACGTCGTCGCGGGGTGCCGCGCCCGAGCAGGGCGAGGCTCCGGCGCCGACCGAGCAAGCGGCCACCCCGCAGTAA
- the rpmI gene encoding 50S ribosomal protein L35: MPKMKSHGGASKRFKVTGRGKLLRQQAKNNHNFEHRSSRETRRVAGKEVVAKADVPRIKKMLGI, encoded by the coding sequence ATGCCGAAGATGAAGAGCCACGGCGGCGCCTCGAAGCGATTCAAGGTGACCGGTCGCGGCAAGCTGCTGCGTCAGCAGGCGAAAAACAACCACAACTTCGAGCACCGGTCCAGCCGTGAGACTCGTCGTGTGGCGGGCAAGGAGGTCGTTGCCAAGGCCGACGTCCCTCGTATCAAGAAGATGCTCGGTATCTGA
- the rplT gene encoding 50S ribosomal protein L20 — MARVKRAVNAQKKRRSILEASKGYRGQRSRLYRKAKEQQLHSLTYAYRDRRARKGDFRKLWIARINAAARLNDITYNRFIQGLKAAGVEVDRKILAELAVSDAEAFAGLVAVAKAALPEDVNAPAA; from the coding sequence GTGGCACGCGTCAAAAGGGCTGTCAACGCTCAGAAGAAGCGCCGTAGCATCCTCGAGGCCTCGAAGGGCTACCGCGGGCAGCGCTCGCGGCTGTACCGCAAGGCCAAGGAGCAGCAGCTCCACTCGCTGACCTACGCCTACCGGGACCGCCGGGCGCGCAAGGGCGACTTCCGCAAGCTGTGGATCGCGCGCATCAACGCCGCCGCGCGGCTGAACGACATCACCTACAACCGGTTCATCCAGGGCCTCAAGGCCGCCGGTGTCGAGGTGGACCGCAAGATTCTCGCGGAGCTCGCGGTGTCGGATGCCGAGGCGTTCGCCGGCCTGGTCGCGGTCGCCAAGGCCGCCCTGCCGGAGGATGTCAACGCCCCGGCCGCCTGA
- a CDS encoding TrmH family RNA methyltransferase: protein MDALSERNPRVVSAVKLQRAAQRRKTGSFLAEGANSVASALDTGRVEELFYSIRAAEREHELVAGAVAQGVRATLVSERAAQMLGETVTPPGLVAVCRQVDVPLPQVLSAGPRMLAVPVAMADPGNAGTLIRVADAVGADGVVLAGDSVDPHNGKCVRACAGSLFHVPIARERDTDAVLARLREAGIAVLATTARGEVDLDDAGEILAGPVAWLFGNEAHGLDPGVARRADHRIRIPIHGRAESLNLAAAAAICLYTGARVRHASGH from the coding sequence GTGGACGCGCTCTCCGAGCGCAATCCGCGGGTCGTTTCCGCTGTCAAGCTCCAGCGTGCCGCGCAGCGCCGCAAGACCGGGTCGTTCCTCGCCGAGGGCGCGAATTCGGTGGCGTCGGCGCTGGATACCGGGCGGGTCGAGGAGCTGTTCTATTCGATCCGGGCCGCCGAGCGCGAGCACGAACTGGTCGCCGGTGCGGTCGCGCAGGGTGTGCGGGCGACGCTGGTGAGCGAGCGGGCCGCGCAGATGCTGGGCGAGACGGTCACCCCGCCCGGGTTGGTCGCGGTCTGTCGGCAGGTGGATGTGCCGCTGCCGCAGGTGCTTTCGGCCGGTCCGCGGATGCTGGCGGTGCCGGTGGCGATGGCCGATCCCGGCAATGCGGGCACCCTGATCCGGGTCGCCGACGCGGTCGGCGCGGATGGTGTGGTGCTGGCCGGTGATTCGGTCGACCCGCACAACGGCAAGTGCGTGCGCGCCTGCGCGGGCAGCCTGTTCCACGTTCCGATCGCCCGCGAGCGCGATACCGACGCCGTGCTCGCGCGGCTGCGGGAGGCCGGGATCGCCGTGCTGGCCACCACGGCGCGCGGCGAGGTGGATCTCGACGACGCCGGGGAGATCCTGGCGGGTCCGGTCGCCTGGCTGTTCGGCAACGAGGCCCACGGACTCGATCCCGGGGTGGCCCGGCGGGCCGATCATCGCATCCGCATCCCGATCCACGGCCGCGCCGAGAGCCTGAATCTGGCCGCGGCGGCGGCGATCTGCTTGTACACGGGCGCCCGGGTGCGGCACGCGAGCGGGCACTGA
- the pheS gene encoding phenylalanine--tRNA ligase subunit alpha: MGDDNARADQNAVALTEESLSAAADAAEKAFAAAADLDALAAAKTEHMGGKSPIALAQRGLGALPKEEKADAGKRVNVARSRVSESFEARRAELLAERDAAVLVAETIDVTLPARRGAIGARHPVTAISEQVADVFVAMGWEVAEGPEVETEHFNFDALNFLPDHPARTMQDTFHIAPEGSRQVLRTHTSPVQVRSMLSRELPIYVVCPGRTFRTDELDATHTPVFSQVEGLAVDKGLTMAHLRGTLDAFARALFGPDTRTRMRPNYFPFTEPSAEVDVWFPDKKGGAGWVEWGGCGMVNPKVLIASGIDPEVYSGFAFGMGLERTLQFRNGIPDMRDIVEGDVRFTLPFGIQS; the protein is encoded by the coding sequence GTGGGCGACGACAACGCACGAGCCGACCAGAATGCGGTGGCGCTGACCGAGGAGTCGCTCTCCGCCGCGGCCGACGCGGCGGAGAAGGCCTTCGCGGCCGCCGCCGACCTGGATGCGCTCGCGGCCGCGAAGACCGAGCACATGGGCGGTAAGTCGCCGATCGCGCTGGCGCAGCGCGGCCTGGGCGCGCTGCCCAAGGAGGAGAAGGCCGACGCCGGTAAGCGCGTGAACGTGGCCCGGTCCCGGGTGTCGGAGTCGTTCGAGGCCCGGCGCGCCGAACTGCTCGCCGAGCGCGACGCGGCCGTGCTGGTCGCGGAGACCATCGACGTCACGCTGCCCGCGCGCCGCGGCGCGATCGGCGCCCGCCACCCCGTCACCGCCATCTCCGAGCAGGTCGCCGACGTGTTCGTGGCGATGGGCTGGGAGGTCGCCGAGGGCCCGGAGGTCGAGACCGAGCATTTCAACTTCGACGCGCTCAACTTCCTGCCCGACCACCCGGCCCGCACCATGCAGGACACCTTCCACATCGCGCCGGAGGGTTCGCGGCAGGTGCTGCGCACCCACACCTCGCCGGTGCAGGTGCGCTCGATGCTGTCGCGCGAACTGCCGATCTACGTGGTGTGCCCCGGCCGCACGTTCCGCACCGACGAACTCGACGCCACCCACACCCCGGTCTTCTCGCAGGTCGAGGGCCTGGCCGTGGACAAGGGCCTGACCATGGCGCACCTGCGCGGCACCCTGGACGCGTTCGCGCGGGCGCTGTTCGGCCCCGACACCCGAACCCGCATGCGGCCCAACTACTTCCCGTTCACCGAGCCCTCCGCCGAGGTGGACGTCTGGTTCCCGGACAAGAAGGGCGGCGCGGGCTGGGTCGAGTGGGGCGGCTGCGGCATGGTCAACCCGAAGGTGCTCATCGCCAGCGGGATCGACCCGGAGGTGTACAGCGGCTTCGCCTTCGGCATGGGGCTCGAGCGAACCCTGCAGTTCCGCAACGGTATTCCCGATATGCGCGACATCGTCGAGGGCGACGTGCGTTTCACGCTGCCGTTCGGCATCCAGTCCTGA
- the pheT gene encoding phenylalanine--tRNA ligase subunit beta, which produces MRVAQSWLTEILQRTTPGWSVTPEELDAGFVRVGLEVEELDRLERVTGELEHPLVVGRVAEITELTEFKKPIRFCKVDVGNPEPQEIVCGATNFAVGDLVVVVLPGGVLPGGFRIGSRKTYGHVSNGMICSVAELGIGKDHSGILVLEPGTAEPGTDANELLGLDDTVVELNITPDRGYCFSVRGLARELACGFDLDYADPAVRTLPDPGQEHAGAGSADAWQVKVEPESGCTRFAMRKVTGIDPDAVSPWWLQRRLLLAGVRPISPAVDVTNYVMLELGQPLHAFDAAKVTGPLVVRRANTGETLRTLDDTERVLDGEDTIIADDSGVVSLAGVMGGASTEVSPASTDILLEAATWNPLAVYRTSRRHKLSSEAGKRYERVVDPEINVVALDRAASLLAEIAGGTVESALTDVRLPTPEPQPIRMDIDLADRTAGVSYPTGTAARRLAQIGCTVEVGVSDSSGHAQLIVTPPSWRPDLAQPADLVEEVLRLEGLEQIPSVLPTAPAGRGLTPAQRRRRAVSRALAFSGGVEVPVPVFMQAGVFDAWGLPADDPRRNTLRVLNPLDVEKAELATTLLPGLLEVAARNISRGERDLTVYGLAQVVLPTADTGPVEALAVDRRPSDEEIRRLQGSLPDQPVHVAAVLTGRRDPRGPWGQGRAAEAADAFALADAIADAAGVVVERRAAAYLPFHPGRCAELIVEGVVVGHAGELHPAVLERLGLPPRTCAVELNLDALPLRESRPAPVVSPFPAVLQDVSVSVDRAVPAASVESALRTGAGELLEDIALFDVYEGAQAGEGRKSLTYALRFRAGDRTLTEDEASAARDAAVAVAADTVGAVLRG; this is translated from the coding sequence GTGCGAGTAGCGCAGTCCTGGCTGACGGAAATTCTGCAGCGGACCACCCCGGGCTGGTCGGTGACCCCGGAGGAGCTGGACGCCGGTTTCGTCCGGGTGGGTCTGGAGGTCGAGGAGCTCGACCGGCTGGAGCGGGTGACCGGTGAGCTCGAGCATCCGCTGGTCGTCGGCCGGGTCGCGGAGATCACCGAGCTGACCGAGTTCAAGAAGCCGATCCGGTTCTGCAAGGTCGACGTCGGCAATCCGGAACCGCAGGAGATCGTCTGCGGCGCCACCAATTTCGCGGTCGGCGACCTGGTCGTGGTGGTGCTGCCGGGCGGCGTGCTGCCGGGCGGATTCCGGATCGGCTCGCGCAAGACCTACGGCCACGTGTCCAACGGCATGATCTGCTCGGTCGCCGAACTCGGTATCGGCAAGGATCATTCGGGCATCCTGGTGCTCGAGCCCGGCACCGCCGAACCCGGTACGGACGCGAACGAGCTGCTCGGACTGGACGATACGGTCGTCGAGCTGAACATCACGCCGGATCGGGGCTACTGCTTCTCGGTGCGGGGGCTGGCTCGCGAACTGGCCTGCGGTTTCGATCTGGACTACGCCGATCCCGCGGTACGCACGCTGCCGGACCCCGGCCAAGAACATGCCGGGGCAGGCTCGGCCGACGCCTGGCAGGTCAAGGTCGAACCCGAGTCCGGCTGTACGCGTTTCGCGATGCGCAAGGTGACCGGCATCGATCCGGACGCGGTGAGCCCGTGGTGGTTGCAGCGGCGGCTGCTGCTGGCCGGGGTGCGGCCGATCTCGCCCGCGGTCGACGTCACCAACTATGTGATGCTCGAACTGGGGCAGCCGCTGCACGCCTTCGACGCCGCGAAAGTGACCGGGCCGCTGGTGGTTCGGCGCGCGAACACCGGCGAGACGCTGCGCACCCTGGACGACACCGAGCGGGTGCTCGACGGCGAGGACACGATCATCGCCGACGACTCCGGCGTGGTGTCGCTGGCCGGTGTGATGGGCGGCGCGAGCACCGAGGTGAGCCCGGCGTCGACCGACATCCTGCTGGAGGCCGCGACCTGGAATCCGCTGGCCGTGTACCGCACGTCGCGGCGGCACAAGCTGTCCTCGGAGGCCGGGAAGCGCTACGAGCGCGTGGTCGATCCGGAGATCAATGTCGTCGCGCTCGATCGGGCCGCCTCGCTGCTGGCCGAGATCGCCGGGGGCACGGTCGAATCCGCGCTGACCGACGTGCGGCTGCCCACGCCGGAGCCGCAGCCGATCCGGATGGATATCGACCTGGCCGACCGCACCGCGGGCGTGAGCTACCCGACCGGCACCGCCGCGCGGCGGCTGGCGCAGATCGGCTGCACGGTCGAGGTCGGGGTCAGCGACAGCAGCGGCCACGCCCAGCTGATCGTGACCCCGCCGAGCTGGCGGCCGGACCTGGCGCAGCCCGCCGACCTGGTGGAAGAGGTGCTGCGCCTGGAGGGTCTGGAGCAGATCCCCTCGGTGCTGCCGACCGCCCCCGCGGGCCGCGGCCTGACCCCCGCGCAGCGCCGCCGCCGCGCGGTGAGCCGGGCCCTGGCCTTCTCCGGCGGCGTCGAGGTGCCGGTGCCGGTGTTCATGCAGGCCGGGGTGTTCGACGCCTGGGGCCTGCCCGCCGACGACCCGCGCCGCAACACCCTGCGCGTGCTCAACCCGCTGGACGTGGAGAAGGCCGAACTGGCCACGACGCTGCTGCCCGGCCTGCTGGAAGTGGCCGCCCGCAACATCTCTCGCGGCGAACGGGACCTGACGGTGTACGGCCTCGCGCAGGTGGTGCTGCCGACCGCCGACACCGGTCCGGTCGAGGCGCTGGCGGTGGACCGGCGACCCTCCGACGAGGAGATTCGGCGGCTGCAAGGCTCACTGCCGGATCAGCCGGTGCACGTGGCCGCGGTACTGACCGGACGCCGCGACCCGCGCGGCCCGTGGGGCCAGGGCCGCGCCGCCGAGGCCGCCGACGCCTTCGCCCTCGCCGACGCGATCGCCGACGCGGCCGGGGTCGTCGTCGAGCGCCGGGCCGCGGCGTACCTGCCGTTCCACCCGGGTCGCTGCGCCGAACTGATCGTCGAAGGCGTGGTCGTCGGCCATGCGGGCGAACTGCACCCGGCGGTCCTGGAACGTCTCGGCCTGCCCCCGCGCACCTGCGCCGTCGAACTGAACCTCGACGCCCTGCCCCTGCGCGAATCCCGGCCCGCCCCCGTGGTTTCCCCGTTCCCGGCGGTACTGCAGGACGTGTCGGTGAGTGTCGACCGAGCCGTTCCGGCGGCTTCGGTGGAATCGGCTTTGCGCACCGGCGCGGGTGAACTGCTCGAGGATATCGCGCTGTTCGATGTGTACGAGGGCGCGCAGGCAGGGGAGGGACGGAAGTCGCTCACCTACGCCCTGCGTTTCCGGGCTGGTGACCGCACGCTGACCGAGGACGAGGCCAGCGCTGCGCGTGACGCGGCGGTGGCCGTGGCGGCGGATACCGTGGGGGCCGTGCTGCGCGGCTGA
- a CDS encoding phospholipase D-like domain-containing protein, giving the protein MTFVIDGAFTCYLMPGDHDAAQRRFLELIGGPGETWLIAYSFTLPGAVDQLLAAHRRGVALHLYLDHSQSTGKTERELLQRLVDAGVEITIGTSTSGSRYICHTKGLVTDDSPGPQCWEGSVNFSTTGWLQVNTAVQFVSQQWRDHFVAQFNTLVHYAWTEERKLQLMAHPPANFESADAPILSLHP; this is encoded by the coding sequence ATGACATTCGTCATCGACGGGGCGTTTACGTGCTATCTGATGCCTGGTGATCATGATGCGGCTCAGCGGCGGTTTCTGGAATTGATCGGGGGGCCGGGGGAGACCTGGCTCATTGCTTACAGTTTCACGTTGCCGGGGGCCGTTGATCAGTTGCTGGCGGCGCATCGGCGGGGGGTGGCGCTGCATCTTTATCTCGATCATTCGCAGTCGACGGGGAAGACCGAGCGGGAGTTGTTGCAGCGGTTGGTCGATGCGGGGGTGGAGATCACCATCGGGACCAGTACGAGTGGGTCTCGATACATCTGTCATACGAAGGGGCTGGTTACCGACGACAGTCCGGGGCCGCAGTGCTGGGAGGGGTCGGTCAACTTCAGTACGACCGGGTGGCTGCAGGTCAATACCGCGGTGCAGTTCGTGTCGCAGCAGTGGCGCGACCACTTTGTCGCGCAGTTCAATACGCTGGTCCACTACGCCTGGACCGAGGAACGCAAGTTGCAACTGATGGCGCACCCGCCGGCGAACTTCGAGTCCGCGGACGCGCCGATACTGTCGCTGCATCCCTGA